Proteins encoded by one window of Prevotella nigrescens:
- a CDS encoding cob(I)yrinic acid a,c-diamide adenosyltransferase, producing the protein MSKVYTKTGDKGITSLIGGTKVKKSDIRINSYGTVDELNSFIGLLVTYIEEQETIDLLTEMQNVLFNIGCNLAMGDNFKKELKESVVTNKLIENVEKAIDRMQAAIPELKSFVIPGGSRSAAIAHVCRTVCRRAERLIIALDETSEVDKNLLAYINRLSDYFFILSRYLNNIEKVAEKIWQNPCK; encoded by the coding sequence ATGAGTAAGGTATATACAAAGACTGGCGATAAAGGAATAACCAGTTTGATTGGAGGAACGAAAGTGAAGAAGAGCGATATTCGTATTAATTCTTATGGAACAGTAGACGAATTAAACTCTTTCATAGGGCTACTTGTTACCTATATTGAGGAGCAAGAAACCATAGACCTGTTGACAGAAATGCAAAACGTCCTGTTTAATATAGGTTGCAATCTGGCTATGGGCGACAATTTTAAAAAGGAGCTAAAAGAATCGGTTGTAACCAATAAACTCATTGAAAATGTTGAAAAAGCCATCGACAGAATGCAGGCAGCGATTCCCGAACTTAAAAGTTTCGTTATACCTGGTGGTAGTCGTTCTGCAGCAATTGCTCATGTTTGCCGTACAGTTTGCAGACGTGCCGAACGATTAATTATAGCTTTAGACGAAACTTCGGAAGTAGACAAGAACCTGCTGGCATATATAAACCGACTGTCAGACTACTTTTTTATTCTTTCGCGTTATTTAAACAATATCGAAAAAGTTGCCGAAAAAATATGGCAAAAC